A single genomic interval of Alistipes provencensis harbors:
- a CDS encoding RagB/SusD family nutrient uptake outer membrane protein: MKKLIITAIVSLTTLWSCDLNYVPLEQMSAEEAFKDSLRLEMFVNDLYVYLNTGVQFNRVGGALLDCATDLAVYSPLGTSSGINSYTRATMNAASGGNPDSRWAETYTGIRKANVILRNIDLTVNLSQNKKNQYLGETLLSKALMHYELVKRYGGIPIMDDILDLSGDINIPRSKFGDCVEYIVRLCDEAAPLLPTKYPDNDYGRLTRGAAYGLKAKILLMAASPLFNESPIEGSNEIHRYASPDQERWKRAADAARQVIELKNPDGTKAHELFPSYQRLFFTNFGNTESIIVKCRNLTNDVEAANGPSGYQSCRACTSVTKELVDMYELKNGRLPSEDPDYDPQKPYENRDDRFYASVLYSGVPLWGREVELYTGGKDYPAAIGQRGCETGYSLYKHIDPLASVVPTKYTLHNHQILRYAEVLLIYAEAMNEYLGTGDDDLCTDEMIYDCVNEVRQRAGLPPVSSLTKGQMRELIHRERTVELAFEEVRLYDLKRWREAETVLNRPVHGIKVTEESGTIVYGEEFAVEERSFPMRMYYYPIPQSELDKNSALVVNPGW; encoded by the coding sequence ATGAAAAAACTCATCATAACCGCCATAGTATCGCTTACGACGCTCTGGTCCTGCGATCTGAATTACGTTCCGCTGGAACAGATGTCGGCCGAAGAGGCTTTCAAGGACAGCCTGCGTCTGGAGATGTTCGTCAACGACCTGTACGTCTACCTCAACACCGGCGTCCAGTTCAACCGCGTCGGCGGCGCTCTGCTCGACTGCGCCACGGACCTTGCCGTATACAGCCCGCTCGGGACCAGTTCGGGCATCAACTCCTACACCCGCGCCACGATGAACGCCGCGTCGGGCGGAAACCCCGACTCCCGCTGGGCGGAAACCTACACCGGCATCCGCAAAGCCAACGTCATCCTGCGCAACATCGACCTCACCGTAAACCTGTCCCAAAACAAAAAGAACCAGTATCTGGGCGAAACGCTGCTCAGCAAGGCACTGATGCATTACGAGCTCGTCAAGCGCTACGGCGGCATCCCGATCATGGACGACATTCTCGACCTTTCGGGCGACATCAATATTCCCCGTTCAAAGTTCGGCGACTGTGTGGAATACATCGTCCGCCTGTGCGACGAGGCCGCGCCGCTGCTGCCCACGAAATACCCGGACAACGACTACGGACGTCTCACCCGCGGGGCCGCCTACGGTCTGAAAGCGAAAATACTGCTCATGGCCGCCAGCCCGCTCTTCAACGAAAGCCCGATCGAGGGGTCGAACGAGATACACCGCTACGCCTCACCCGACCAAGAGCGCTGGAAACGGGCCGCCGACGCCGCACGCCAAGTCATCGAATTGAAAAACCCCGACGGCACGAAGGCCCACGAACTCTTCCCGTCGTACCAGCGGCTGTTCTTCACCAATTTCGGGAATACCGAATCGATCATCGTCAAATGCCGCAACCTCACCAACGACGTGGAGGCCGCCAACGGTCCTTCGGGCTACCAGAGCTGCCGGGCCTGCACCAGCGTCACGAAAGAGCTGGTCGACATGTATGAACTCAAAAACGGACGGCTGCCCTCCGAGGACCCGGACTACGACCCCCAGAAGCCCTATGAAAACCGCGACGACCGGTTCTACGCCAGCGTACTCTATTCGGGCGTGCCGCTCTGGGGCCGCGAGGTGGAACTCTACACCGGAGGCAAGGACTACCCCGCAGCCATCGGACAGCGCGGCTGCGAGACCGGTTACAGCCTTTACAAGCACATCGATCCCTTGGCCAGCGTCGTGCCGACCAAATACACCCTGCACAACCACCAGATACTGCGTTACGCCGAGGTGCTGCTGATCTATGCCGAAGCCATGAACGAATATCTGGGAACAGGCGACGACGACCTGTGTACGGACGAGATGATCTACGACTGCGTCAATGAAGTTCGCCAGCGCGCAGGACTGCCGCCGGTAAGCAGTCTGACCAAAGGCCAAATGCGGGAACTGATCCACCGGGAACGCACCGTAGAGCTGGCCTTCGAGGAGGTACGCCTCTACGACCTGAAGCGCTGGCGCGAGGCGGAAACCGTGCTGAACCGCCCGGTTCACGGGATCAAAGTGACCGAGGAGAGCGGAACCATCGTCTACGGTGAGGAGTTCGCCGTCGAAGAGCGTTCCTTCCCCATGCGGATGTACTACTACCCCATTCCCCAGTCCGAGCTGGACAAGAACAGCGCACTGGTGGTCAATCCGGGATGGTAA
- a CDS encoding DUF1735 domain-containing protein produces the protein MKKILRLFLVGSLLLVSCQDDEEMKYASVYFPLATWADGNGIFQTKFDFSRDTTYIVGAYCSGSIMPEHDIRVTMGLATDSLASAKQVSAAIQAYELLPESAYTVEPATLECTIRRGTERGDLLVTFHTSRLDADKKYILPLRIQSVSEYGIAPRYNTLFFGITKR, from the coding sequence ATGAAGAAAATTCTGCGTTTATTCCTAGTTGGGTCCCTTCTCCTCGTGTCCTGTCAGGACGACGAAGAGATGAAGTATGCGTCCGTCTATTTCCCATTGGCCACATGGGCCGACGGGAACGGAATCTTCCAGACTAAATTCGACTTCTCAAGGGACACCACCTACATCGTCGGAGCCTACTGCTCCGGCAGTATCATGCCCGAACACGACATCCGTGTGACAATGGGACTCGCCACGGACTCACTGGCATCCGCCAAACAGGTTTCGGCGGCCATTCAGGCCTACGAACTGCTGCCGGAATCGGCTTACACCGTAGAACCTGCCACCCTCGAGTGCACCATCCGCAGGGGAACCGAAAGGGGCGACCTGCTGGTGACGTTCCACACCTCTCGACTCGATGCGGACAAAAAGTACATTTTGCCGCTGCGCATTCAATCGGTATCGGAATATGGAATCGCACCCCGGTACAATACGCTCTTTTTCGGGATTACAAAACGCTAA
- a CDS encoding AraC family transcriptional regulator, which yields MKDEIKIMYEQLGLTSGSPLKVKKCDYDYFKYPWHFHDEYEIVYIIKSTGTRFAGNSIEPFSDGDLVFFGSLLPHMYRNEDAYYHGNPSLRVHAITIQFSKDFFNHAILNYPEFLKIKELLEMARYGISFDTTPNAPIRRHIEMLPGKTGLDRLLACIHILSMMSRTTHKRKLNDDSVDLRLPAYGESRIYKVLGRLNRDYIHDINLDDIARTAGMNTSAFCRYFKEKTGKSTLQYISELRIGYACKLLLTGELSVTQICYECGYNNISNFNRQFKKITRFTPSEYIEEFKHNPGMAALPI from the coding sequence ATGAAAGACGAGATCAAAATTATGTACGAGCAGTTGGGCCTTACCAGCGGGTCTCCGCTCAAAGTCAAGAAGTGCGACTACGACTACTTCAAATACCCATGGCACTTCCACGACGAGTACGAAATCGTCTACATCATCAAGAGCACGGGAACCCGGTTCGCCGGAAACAGTATCGAACCGTTCTCCGACGGGGACTTGGTATTTTTCGGCAGTCTGCTCCCCCACATGTACCGCAACGAGGACGCTTATTACCACGGCAATCCCTCCCTGCGGGTCCACGCCATCACGATCCAGTTTTCCAAGGACTTTTTCAACCACGCAATCCTCAACTACCCCGAGTTCCTGAAAATCAAGGAATTGCTCGAAATGGCACGCTACGGCATCAGCTTCGACACGACCCCGAACGCCCCGATACGGCGCCATATCGAGATGCTGCCCGGCAAGACGGGGCTCGACCGCCTGCTGGCGTGCATCCATATCCTCTCGATGATGAGCCGCACGACCCACAAGCGAAAGCTCAACGACGACAGCGTCGATCTCCGCCTTCCCGCCTACGGGGAATCCCGTATATATAAGGTATTGGGACGGCTCAACCGGGACTACATCCACGACATTAATCTGGACGACATCGCCCGGACGGCCGGCATGAACACCAGCGCCTTCTGCCGCTATTTCAAAGAGAAGACCGGAAAATCCACACTGCAATATATCAGCGAATTACGCATCGGATACGCCTGCAAGCTACTGCTGACGGGCGAACTGAGCGTCACACAGATCTGCTACGAATGCGGATACAACAACATCTCCAACTTCAACCGCCAGTTCAAAAAGATCACCCGGTTTACCCCCTCGGAATACATCGAGGAGTTCAAACATAACCCCGGGATGGCCGCACTGCCCATATAA
- a CDS encoding SusC/RagA family TonB-linked outer membrane protein translates to MSNAIMPKALWTLLLCLCLGTGYSAAQNKKDVAVQGQVTDPAGTPLEGVLVEHKESRMFTLTDRNGNFTIRIPNDKSSLIFTLEGYAANQVYVGDTHRLKITLLEGGGNSDPEIALLYGRQNRSLMTSAVSTIEGSKLTDLPTNYANTALSGMIPGIATSQNSGAPGSDYSWLYVRGLRSWRNSTPLIMLDGHVRDFSILDPNEIDQISVYKDAGALAVLGLRGSNGAIMATTRRGKEGRPVLKFNTQITFQQPIKLPKFLDSHDFALLHNEAMRNDGRAGEQRYNEEDLALYRSGQDPWGHPNVDWVGQSLKNVTVGQKYNLSIEGGSSVAKYFVNLSYRSEEGIYKTDKDINTYKTNANAKIYSLRSNVDIALTKSMDLSINLFGLQRQLSNPGAGSPFSAIYSLPSNAFPMYYDRNKVAGTNDLRNNPYGILNHSGYTRYTHSTMEAQAELGQKLDFITKGLRARGSLAFDFFFENNINRSKSYVVYEYTGDGEDGKPLFNTWGEEKKQANSNSYGAAKTRIFDVEAGLDYDRTFGKHLIAATLFFNYSQRSDDTQNLPNTHQGLLGRATYAYDSRYIVEFSFGYQGTEQMPPQKRYGFFPAVSAGWVLSEESFIKNYIGNVLSYFKVRGSWGITGNDAGIPYYFYLPAFIQANGRYTLGAEPQNVNSWVEDVHHQYLPNVTWEKSEKTNIGVDMRLFKDHLSISADYFREFTSQILTPRNTVSTLIGYGTSGGPLGNVGKTYNSGFEVEAAYSGRIKDFHWTLGGYASYAHNEIRYNDEQPFAYDYRSAVGYPINSQYGFQANGLYTSEQDRYNSPKTTFGTSYAGDIKYRDLNGDGVVDNQDQHRIGYSNLGEINYAFFANAQYKGFDFQIIFSGAGNRDAYLSGVAIQAFTNISGSGSEMAGNVRRYHWDNRYVPEDPATWTKAKYPRLSLTDRDHNYKQTSSFWVDDASFLRLKNLVIGYTLPLRISKKLRMSKLRIYYSGYNLFTWSDMRTIDPEDAGSGNGYPIQKSSSIGINIHF, encoded by the coding sequence ATGAGCAACGCTATAATGCCCAAAGCGTTATGGACGCTTTTACTGTGCCTGTGCCTCGGCACCGGCTACTCCGCCGCACAAAACAAGAAGGATGTCGCCGTGCAGGGGCAGGTTACGGACCCGGCCGGAACGCCGCTCGAAGGCGTACTGGTCGAGCACAAGGAATCGCGCATGTTCACGCTGACTGACCGGAACGGCAACTTCACGATAAGGATACCCAACGACAAATCCTCGCTGATCTTCACGCTGGAGGGATACGCCGCCAATCAGGTGTATGTAGGCGATACGCACCGACTGAAAATTACTTTGTTGGAGGGGGGGGGAAATTCCGACCCTGAAATAGCTCTTTTATACGGCCGCCAGAACCGATCGTTGATGACTTCGGCCGTTTCGACAATCGAAGGCTCGAAGCTGACAGACCTCCCGACCAACTACGCCAATACGGCATTGTCGGGCATGATCCCCGGCATAGCCACTTCACAAAACAGCGGAGCCCCCGGCAGCGACTATTCGTGGCTCTATGTGCGCGGCCTCCGGTCGTGGCGCAACAGTACGCCGCTCATCATGCTCGACGGGCATGTCCGCGACTTCTCGATCCTCGACCCCAACGAGATCGATCAGATTTCCGTTTACAAAGACGCCGGAGCGCTGGCTGTGCTCGGACTCCGGGGCTCGAACGGCGCCATCATGGCGACCACCCGCCGCGGCAAGGAAGGCCGCCCCGTGCTGAAATTCAACACGCAGATCACCTTCCAGCAACCCATCAAACTGCCCAAATTCCTCGACTCGCACGATTTCGCCCTGCTGCACAATGAAGCCATGCGCAACGACGGCCGTGCAGGCGAACAACGTTACAACGAGGAAGATCTTGCCCTCTACCGTTCGGGACAGGACCCTTGGGGACACCCCAATGTCGATTGGGTCGGCCAGTCGCTCAAAAACGTGACCGTCGGCCAGAAGTACAACCTCAGCATAGAAGGCGGCAGTTCGGTCGCCAAATATTTCGTCAACCTCTCCTACCGCTCGGAGGAGGGCATCTACAAGACCGACAAGGACATCAACACTTACAAAACGAACGCCAACGCCAAGATCTACTCTCTGCGTTCGAACGTCGACATCGCCCTGACCAAGAGCATGGATCTTTCGATCAATCTCTTCGGATTGCAGCGCCAACTCTCGAACCCGGGAGCCGGCAGCCCGTTCAGCGCAATCTACTCCCTGCCTTCGAACGCCTTCCCCATGTATTACGACAGGAACAAGGTGGCCGGTACCAACGACCTGCGGAATAATCCCTACGGCATTCTCAACCACAGCGGTTATACCCGCTATACCCACAGCACGATGGAAGCGCAGGCCGAATTGGGCCAGAAGCTGGACTTCATCACCAAGGGCCTCCGCGCGCGGGGATCGCTGGCGTTCGACTTCTTCTTCGAGAACAATATCAACCGCAGCAAAAGCTACGTCGTCTACGAATACACAGGCGACGGGGAAGACGGCAAACCGCTCTTCAACACTTGGGGCGAAGAGAAGAAACAGGCGAACTCCAACTCCTACGGGGCCGCCAAGACCCGTATTTTCGATGTAGAGGCCGGTCTGGACTACGACCGCACCTTCGGGAAACACCTCATTGCCGCTACCCTGTTCTTCAATTACAGCCAACGATCCGACGACACGCAAAACCTGCCCAACACGCATCAGGGCCTGCTCGGTCGCGCCACCTATGCTTATGACTCGCGGTATATCGTCGAATTTTCGTTCGGCTATCAGGGGACCGAGCAAATGCCGCCCCAGAAGCGTTACGGGTTCTTCCCCGCAGTTTCGGCCGGATGGGTGCTCTCGGAGGAGTCTTTCATCAAGAACTACATCGGAAACGTACTGAGCTACTTCAAGGTACGCGGCTCGTGGGGCATCACCGGCAACGACGCCGGCATTCCCTACTATTTCTACCTGCCCGCATTCATCCAAGCCAACGGCCGTTACACGTTAGGTGCCGAGCCGCAGAACGTCAACAGTTGGGTAGAGGATGTTCACCACCAATATCTCCCCAACGTCACATGGGAGAAATCCGAGAAAACCAACATCGGCGTCGACATGCGGTTGTTCAAAGACCACCTGAGCATCAGCGCCGACTATTTCCGCGAATTCACCAGCCAGATTCTGACGCCCCGCAACACAGTCTCGACCCTGATCGGTTACGGAACCTCGGGCGGGCCGCTGGGTAACGTCGGCAAGACCTACAACAGCGGATTCGAAGTGGAGGCCGCCTACTCGGGCCGGATCAAGGATTTCCACTGGACACTGGGCGGATACGCCTCCTATGCGCACAATGAAATCCGCTACAACGACGAGCAACCTTTCGCCTACGATTACCGAAGCGCCGTCGGCTACCCCATCAACTCCCAGTACGGATTCCAAGCCAACGGACTCTACACCAGCGAACAGGACCGCTACAACAGCCCCAAAACAACCTTCGGAACATCCTATGCCGGCGACATCAAGTACCGCGACCTGAACGGCGACGGTGTGGTGGACAATCAGGACCAGCATCGGATCGGATACAGCAACCTCGGCGAAATCAACTACGCTTTCTTTGCAAATGCGCAGTACAAGGGTTTCGACTTCCAGATCATTTTCTCGGGAGCGGGCAACCGCGACGCATACCTCTCGGGCGTAGCGATTCAGGCCTTCACGAACATCTCCGGCTCGGGCAGCGAAATGGCCGGCAACGTCCGCCGATACCACTGGGACAACCGCTACGTCCCCGAAGACCCCGCAACGTGGACCAAGGCGAAATACCCCCGTCTGTCGCTGACCGATCGTGACCACAACTACAAGCAGACTTCCAGCTTCTGGGTCGACGACGCCTCGTTCCTGCGCCTGAAAAATCTGGTGATCGGCTACACCCTTCCCCTGCGCATTTCGAAGAAGCTGCGCATGTCCAAACTGCGCATCTACTACAGTGGATACAACCTCTTCACTTGGTCCGACATGCGGACCATCGACCCCGAGGATGCGGGCTCCGGAAACGGTTATCCCATCCAGAAATCGTCGAGCATCGGTATAAACATTCACTTCTAA
- a CDS encoding glycosyltransferase WbsX family protein: protein MKKTTFVVSCWAALSCLALPSCGESGPPAARYDVAAFVWPAYHNDPRFAEIGIFPDGVGEWEAVYKAHPKFEGHRQPNVPLWGYLDEADPRVQEKKINTALEYGVNTFIFDWYWYDDRPFLEDVLNKGFLRAKNNRKMKFYLMWANHVMTSYLDAANPDKSKVYWPEPVTPEIFDRITDHLIEDYFKLPNYYKIDGKPVFSIYETSTFIREMGGEEQAVAALDRFRQKCVEAGLPGVHIQPVLWFLLPATSTGMAGDTSVSQQNTVRRFGFESLTNYQWCHLAPADRDYQEWGDMASAYYEKFDREFDVPYFPHVSIGWDPNPRYPEGVQPCVTGSTPERFEAFLRRAKAYVDAHPDQPPLITINAWNEWAEGSCLEPDSLNGYGYLEAVKRVFKTAER from the coding sequence ATGAAAAAGACCACTTTTGTAGTTTCATGCTGGGCGGCTTTGTCCTGTCTGGCGCTCCCGTCCTGCGGTGAGAGCGGGCCTCCTGCCGCCAGATACGATGTCGCCGCGTTCGTCTGGCCGGCCTACCACAACGATCCCCGGTTTGCGGAGATCGGGATTTTCCCGGACGGGGTCGGCGAATGGGAGGCCGTTTACAAGGCGCATCCCAAATTTGAAGGACACCGCCAGCCCAATGTCCCGCTGTGGGGCTATCTGGACGAGGCAGATCCGCGGGTGCAGGAGAAAAAGATCAACACGGCCCTTGAATACGGCGTCAATACCTTCATTTTCGACTGGTATTGGTACGACGACCGCCCGTTCTTGGAAGATGTATTGAATAAGGGTTTCCTGCGGGCGAAGAACAACCGGAAGATGAAGTTTTACCTGATGTGGGCCAACCATGTGATGACCTCCTACCTCGATGCGGCGAATCCCGACAAGAGCAAGGTTTATTGGCCGGAGCCGGTCACGCCCGAGATTTTCGACCGGATCACCGACCATCTAATCGAGGATTATTTCAAATTGCCGAACTATTACAAGATCGACGGCAAACCGGTCTTTTCCATCTATGAGACCTCGACCTTCATTCGTGAGATGGGCGGCGAGGAGCAGGCAGTTGCCGCTCTCGACCGATTTCGGCAGAAATGTGTCGAAGCCGGGCTGCCGGGAGTGCATATCCAGCCCGTCCTCTGGTTCCTGCTGCCTGCAACTTCGACGGGCATGGCGGGGGATACCTCCGTCTCCCAGCAGAACACGGTGCGCCGTTTCGGGTTCGAGAGCCTGACCAACTACCAATGGTGCCATTTGGCTCCCGCGGACCGGGACTATCAAGAGTGGGGAGATATGGCTTCCGCCTATTATGAAAAATTCGACCGGGAATTTGATGTTCCCTATTTCCCGCATGTGTCGATCGGCTGGGACCCGAATCCGCGCTATCCCGAAGGTGTGCAGCCCTGTGTGACAGGATCGACGCCGGAACGGTTTGAAGCGTTCCTGCGGCGCGCGAAAGCCTATGTCGATGCTCATCCCGACCAGCCGCCTCTGATCACGATCAATGCATGGAACGAGTGGGCCGAGGGCAGTTGCCTCGAACCCGACAGCCTGAATGGTTATGGGTATCTGGAAGCGGTTAAACGTGTATTTAAAACGGCAGAACGATGA
- the uxuA gene encoding mannonate dehydratase — MALEKTWRWFGEGDTVTLAEIRQIGVEGIVTALHHIPAGEVWPVEEIEKVRDRIAAEGMRWSVVESLPVSEAIKLRTEECARHIDNYRQSLRNLAACGIHTVCYNFMPVLDWARTDLHYTNERGAESMHFDYDRFAAFDIHILGRPGASADYPPEVCERAAALAAEMSAAEQEELAHNIIVVTQGFINGTVGDSEDYKQVFLRYLARYDGIGPDRLREHLSAFLKEVCPVAQEAGVNLCIHPDDPPFPLLGLPRIAGTIEDFRWILRQYDDPVNGVTFCAGSLSARPDNDLPAMARELGPRIHFVHLRNTQQLGPKSFFESGHLTGSVDMYAVLKALLEEQRRRIAEGRQDVAMPFRPDHGLRMLDDFGRSSNPGYPLVGRMKGFAEICGLEMGIERSL, encoded by the coding sequence ATGGCATTGGAAAAGACTTGGAGATGGTTCGGGGAGGGCGATACGGTGACGCTGGCGGAGATCCGGCAGATCGGCGTCGAAGGTATCGTGACGGCCCTGCACCACATTCCTGCGGGCGAGGTCTGGCCTGTGGAGGAGATTGAAAAAGTACGGGATCGCATCGCAGCGGAGGGTATGCGCTGGAGCGTGGTGGAAAGCCTTCCGGTATCGGAGGCGATCAAGCTCCGCACGGAGGAGTGCGCCCGGCATATCGATAATTACCGGCAGTCGCTGCGCAATCTGGCGGCTTGCGGTATACATACCGTGTGTTATAATTTTATGCCGGTGCTGGACTGGGCGCGGACCGACCTGCACTATACGAACGAGCGCGGTGCCGAGTCGATGCATTTCGACTATGACCGTTTTGCCGCTTTCGACATCCACATCCTCGGGCGTCCCGGCGCGTCGGCGGACTATCCGCCCGAGGTGTGCGAACGGGCTGCGGCGCTGGCTGCGGAGATGAGCGCTGCGGAACAGGAGGAGCTGGCCCACAATATTATCGTGGTTACGCAGGGCTTCATCAACGGCACGGTCGGTGACAGCGAGGATTACAAACAGGTATTTCTGCGCTATCTGGCGCGGTACGACGGCATCGGTCCCGACCGTCTGCGAGAGCACCTCTCCGCATTCCTGAAAGAGGTGTGTCCGGTTGCGCAGGAGGCGGGGGTCAACCTCTGTATCCATCCCGACGATCCGCCCTTTCCGCTGCTCGGACTGCCGCGCATCGCCGGCACCATCGAGGATTTTCGCTGGATTCTCCGTCAATACGACGACCCTGTCAACGGTGTGACGTTCTGTGCCGGTTCGCTGTCTGCAAGGCCTGATAACGACTTGCCGGCCATGGCGCGGGAGCTGGGGCCGCGTATCCATTTCGTGCATCTGCGCAATACGCAGCAGTTGGGGCCGAAGAGTTTCTTCGAATCCGGGCACCTCACGGGTTCGGTGGATATGTACGCCGTGCTGAAGGCTTTGCTCGAAGAGCAGCGGCGGCGCATTGCCGAAGGACGGCAGGATGTGGCCATGCCGTTCCGTCCCGATCACGGACTGCGAATGCTCGACGATTTCGGCCGATCCTCCAATCCGGGCTATCCGCTGGTGGGTCGCATGAAGGGTTTTGCCGAGATCTGCGGCCTCGAAATGGGTATTGAACGAAGTTTGTGA